One part of the Xiphophorus maculatus strain JP 163 A chromosome 1, X_maculatus-5.0-male, whole genome shotgun sequence genome encodes these proteins:
- the wnt10b gene encoding protein Wnt-10b, translating to MELSNKLRWNQFLILATALMSPALTVLCNDILSLKVAGDPVLTPHSVCLRLVGLSKRQMRMCMRSPDVTASALQGIQVAIHECQHQLRDQRWNCSSLESFGKLPHHSTILSRGFRESAFSLALLAAGVAHSVASACSMGKLRGCSCEAKRRQDDDKIRLKLTQLQLQTLQKGGVGIGMTKSLPSDLNGHHGSLPPDLHSAHTSAMLKPLSDDSSSMQDTWMWGGCSHDLRFGDRFSRDWLDSRGSPRDIYARMRIHNNRVGRQIVTDNMTRKCKCHGTSGSCQFKTCWYVSPEFRVVGSLLKEKFLSAIFVNSQNKNNGVFNPRTENSARRSTGGFSGGRRRSMSRELVYFEKSPDFCERDMSIDSPGTQGRICNKTSYSTDSCSSLCCGRGHNILRQTRSERCNCRFHWCCYVLCEECRLTEWVNVCK from the exons ATGGAGCTATCAAACAAACTCCGTTGGAATCAATTCCTGATTTTGGCAACAGCACTTATGTCACCTGCGTTAAC GGTGCTATGTAATGATATCCTTAGCCTGAAGGTGGCAGGAGATCCAGTTCTAACCCCTCACTCTGTGTGCCTGAGACTGGTAGGCCTCAGCAAACGTCAGATGCGGATGTGTATGCGTAGTCCCGACGTGACGGCATCCGCCCTGCAGGGCATCCAGGTGGCCATCCACGAGTGCCAGCACCAGCTGCGCGACCAGCGATGGAACTGCTCGTCGCTGGAAAGCTTCGGGAAGCTGCCTCACCACAGCACCATCCTCAGCAGGG GTTTTCGTGAGAGTGCCTTCTCCCTGGCCTTGCTGGCAGCGGGTGTGGCTCACTCTGTGGCCTCTGCCTGCAGCATGGGTAAGCTGCGGGGGTGCAGCTGTGAGGCCAAACGTCGCCAGGACGATGACAAGATCCGGCTGAAACTcacacagctgcagctgcaaacTCTGCAGAAGGGCGGGGTAGGCATCGGCATGACCAAATCATTACCCTCAGATCTAAATGGGCACCATGGGAGCCTACCGCCCGACCTGCACTCTGCCCACACGTCTGCCATGCTCAAGCCTTTATCAGATGACTCAAGCTCTATGCAGGACACCTGGATGTGGGGGGGCTGCAGTCATGACTTGCGGTTTGGGGACCGTTTTTCAAGAGACTGGCTTGATTCCCGTGGTTCTCCAAGGGACATCTATGCGCGCATGAGGATACATAACAACCGCGTAGGGCGACAG ATAGTGACTGACAACATGACAAGGAAGTGCAAATGTCACGGCACATCAGGGAGCTGTCAGTTCAAGACCTGCTGGTATGTTTCTCCAGAGTTCCGCGTTGTTGGATCTCTGCTCAAGGAAAAGTTCTTGTCGGCCATCTTCGTCAACtcccagaacaaaaacaatggcgTTTTCAACCCTCGAACAGAGAACAGTGCCCGCAGAAGCACTGGGGGGTTCAGCGGAGGGCGCCGTAGAAGCATGTCCAGGGAGCTGGTGTATTTTGAGAAGTCGCCTGATTTCTGCGAGCGCGATATGTCGATAGATTCTCCAGGTACGCAGGGACGAATCTGCAACAAAACGAGCTACAGCACAGACAGCTGCAGCTCGCTGTGCTGCGGCCGCGGGCACAACATCCTACGGCAGACTCGCAGCGAGCGTTGCAATTGTCGATTTCACTGGTGCTGCTACGTTCTGT